One Vibrio campbellii CAIM 519 = NBRC 15631 = ATCC 25920 genomic window carries:
- a CDS encoding ABC transporter ATP-binding protein: protein MSLLEVKNLRIEYPSRHGVHAAVKSLSFHIDRGEIVGVVGESGAGKSTVGNAVIDLLSPPGRVASGDVYLDGEKISGLTPEAMRKVRGSKIGFIFQDPMTSLNPLFTVEQQLKETIHANMKVSDEEAYQRALSLMQQVGIPQPENRLKQYPHQFSGGMRQRVVIAIALAGEPDLIIADEPTTALDVSIQDQILNLIRELCIKNNVGCMLVTHDMGVVSNVTDRVAVMYRGDLVEFGPTAKVLGDPDHPYTRSLISAVPRSDVKLDRFPLVSYIEEATELQELDIKNHWLGQSQDQREYTGPLLDVKNVNLRFVTKDSLFESRREYVQASNNVSFEVHEGETFGLVGESGSGKSTIARVIAGLYEPNSGQVSFEGIDLTALKSEKERRPLRRQMQMVFQNPYTSMNPRMKIFDIIAEPIRFHKLTKNEAETRQIVNDLLDHVGLGKMAGVKYPHEFSGGQRQRISIARALATRPRLLICDEPTSALDVSVQAQILNLLKDLQSELNLTMLFISHDLPVIRQMCDRVGVMQMGTLLEVAPTEQLFTAPQHEYSKKLISLMPEFTGLREEIKTA from the coding sequence ATGTCACTATTAGAGGTGAAAAACCTTCGTATTGAATATCCATCCCGTCACGGTGTCCATGCGGCCGTGAAATCGCTTTCTTTTCATATTGATCGTGGCGAAATTGTGGGTGTTGTTGGCGAATCAGGTGCGGGTAAATCCACCGTTGGTAACGCCGTTATTGATTTGCTTAGCCCTCCGGGTCGTGTTGCCAGTGGCGATGTGTACCTTGATGGCGAAAAAATATCTGGTTTAACACCAGAAGCGATGCGTAAGGTTCGCGGCTCTAAGATTGGCTTTATCTTCCAAGACCCAATGACCTCGCTTAACCCTCTGTTTACGGTTGAGCAGCAACTAAAAGAGACCATCCACGCCAATATGAAGGTGTCGGATGAAGAGGCGTATCAACGCGCGCTTTCTCTTATGCAGCAGGTTGGTATTCCTCAACCTGAAAACCGTCTTAAACAGTACCCGCACCAATTCTCTGGCGGTATGCGTCAGCGCGTGGTTATTGCTATCGCACTGGCTGGGGAGCCAGACCTGATCATTGCCGATGAGCCAACTACGGCACTCGACGTATCAATCCAAGACCAAATCCTAAACCTTATCCGTGAACTGTGTATCAAGAACAACGTAGGTTGTATGTTGGTGACGCACGACATGGGTGTGGTTTCAAACGTGACTGACCGTGTGGCAGTTATGTACCGCGGTGATTTAGTGGAGTTTGGTCCAACCGCTAAGGTGTTGGGCGATCCTGATCACCCATACACACGCAGCCTAATTTCAGCCGTTCCGCGCTCTGATGTAAAACTCGATCGCTTCCCGTTGGTCAGCTATATCGAAGAAGCGACAGAGCTACAAGAACTGGACATTAAGAACCACTGGCTAGGTCAAAGCCAAGATCAGCGTGAGTACACGGGCCCACTTTTGGACGTGAAGAACGTGAATCTGCGCTTTGTGACCAAAGATTCACTGTTTGAAAGCCGCCGTGAATACGTGCAGGCCTCGAACAATGTCAGCTTTGAAGTGCACGAAGGCGAGACGTTTGGCTTGGTGGGTGAATCTGGCTCAGGTAAATCGACCATCGCACGCGTGATTGCTGGCCTGTATGAACCAAACTCAGGGCAAGTCAGCTTTGAAGGCATTGACCTAACAGCGCTGAAATCAGAAAAAGAGCGTCGTCCACTGCGTCGTCAAATGCAGATGGTCTTCCAAAACCCGTACACGTCGATGAACCCGCGTATGAAGATTTTCGACATCATCGCGGAGCCAATTCGTTTCCATAAACTGACCAAGAATGAAGCGGAAACGCGTCAGATTGTGAATGACTTACTTGATCACGTCGGTTTGGGCAAAATGGCGGGCGTGAAATACCCTCATGAATTCTCCGGTGGTCAGCGTCAGCGTATTTCTATTGCGCGTGCACTGGCGACTCGTCCTCGACTACTGATTTGTGATGAACCGACATCAGCGTTGGATGTATCGGTACAGGCACAAATTCTGAACTTGCTAAAAGATCTGCAAAGTGAGCTCAACCTCACCATGCTGTTTATCAGCCACGACTTACCGGTTATTCGCCAAATGTGTGATCGAGTGGGTGTTATGCAGATGGGTACGCTACTGGAAGTGGCGCCAACTGAGCAGTTATTTACCGCTCCTCAGCATGAATACAGCAAGAAACTGATTTCTCTGATGCCTGAGTTCACAGGCTTGAGAGAAGAAATCAAAACGGCATAA
- a CDS encoding ABC transporter substrate-binding protein: protein MKTMKSKLAVALMAAGLSFNALAADIKVGYAADPVSLDPHEQLSGGTLQMSHMVFDPLVRFTQDMDFEPRLAESWERVNDTTVRFKLRQGVKFHSGNDMTADDVVWTFERLQSSPDFKAIFDPYEKIVKVDDYTVDLVTKGPYPLVLQTATYIFPMDSKFYSGKTEDGKDKSELVKHGNSFASTNVSGTGPFIVTSREQGVKVEFERFKDYWDKESKGNVDKLTLVPIKEDATRVAALLSGGVDMIHPVAPNDHKRVKDADGIDLVTLPGTRIITFQLNQNSNEALKDVRVRQAIVHAINNEGIVKKIMKGFATAAGQQSPSGYVGHDDKLVPRYDLKKAKALMKEAGYEDGLTLTMIAPNNRYVNDAKVAQAAAAMLSKIGIKVDLKTMPKAQYWPEFDKCAADMLMIGWHSDTEDSANFNEFLTMTRNEETGRGQYNCGYYSNPEMDKVVEAANVETDPAKRAAMLKGVEATLYNDAAFVPLHWQSEAWGAKSNVKAADIVNPMVMPYFGDLVVE from the coding sequence ATGAAAACCATGAAAAGCAAATTAGCAGTGGCGCTAATGGCAGCGGGCCTAAGCTTTAACGCATTGGCAGCAGATATCAAAGTTGGCTACGCAGCTGACCCAGTATCGCTAGACCCGCATGAGCAGCTATCAGGCGGTACACTGCAAATGTCACACATGGTATTTGATCCACTAGTTCGTTTCACACAAGACATGGACTTTGAACCTCGTCTAGCTGAAAGCTGGGAACGTGTGAACGATACAACGGTACGTTTCAAGCTACGCCAAGGTGTTAAGTTCCACTCTGGAAATGACATGACGGCGGACGACGTAGTATGGACTTTCGAACGTCTACAAAGCTCTCCAGATTTCAAAGCGATCTTCGACCCGTACGAAAAAATCGTGAAGGTTGACGACTACACAGTGGATCTCGTGACTAAAGGTCCTTACCCACTTGTGCTGCAAACAGCGACTTACATCTTCCCAATGGACAGCAAGTTCTACTCTGGTAAGACAGAAGACGGCAAAGACAAGTCTGAGCTAGTGAAGCACGGTAACTCATTTGCATCGACTAACGTATCTGGCACGGGGCCATTCATTGTGACTTCACGTGAACAGGGCGTAAAAGTGGAATTCGAACGCTTTAAAGATTACTGGGACAAAGAGTCGAAAGGTAACGTTGATAAGCTAACGCTTGTACCAATCAAAGAAGACGCGACTCGTGTAGCTGCACTACTTTCTGGCGGCGTTGACATGATTCACCCTGTTGCGCCAAACGATCACAAACGCGTGAAAGATGCAGACGGCATCGACCTAGTAACGCTACCAGGTACGCGTATCATCACGTTCCAACTAAACCAAAACAGCAACGAAGCACTGAAAGATGTTCGCGTTCGCCAAGCGATTGTTCACGCAATCAATAACGAAGGCATCGTGAAGAAAATCATGAAAGGCTTCGCAACGGCAGCTGGTCAACAAAGCCCTTCAGGTTACGTGGGTCACGATGACAAGTTGGTTCCTCGCTACGATCTGAAGAAAGCGAAAGCGCTGATGAAAGAAGCGGGCTACGAAGATGGCCTAACGCTAACGATGATCGCGCCAAACAACCGTTACGTGAACGATGCGAAAGTCGCGCAAGCGGCGGCGGCAATGCTGTCTAAGATCGGCATCAAGGTTGATCTGAAGACGATGCCAAAAGCGCAATACTGGCCAGAGTTCGACAAGTGTGCGGCAGACATGCTGATGATCGGTTGGCACTCAGATACGGAAGATTCAGCGAACTTCAACGAGTTCCTAACTATGACTCGTAACGAAGAAACGGGCCGTGGTCAGTACAACTGTGGTTACTACTCAAACCCAGAAATGGACAAAGTGGTTGAAGCAGCGAACGTAGAAACGGATCCAGCGAAACGTGCAGCAATGCTGAAAGGTGTAGAAGCAACGCTATACAACGACGCAGCATTCGTACCGCTACACTGGCAAAGTGAAGCGTGGGGCGCGAAGTCTAACGTGAAAGCGGCAGACATCGTTAACCCAATGGTAATGCCTTACTTCGGTGACCTAGTGGTTGAATAA